One genomic region from Bombyx mori chromosome 6, ASM3026992v2 encodes:
- the LOC101740583 gene encoding chorion peroxidase, translated as MNFKSFILLLINVFLLSVIEDSSCHVYEGSAREASEHIHVQERPCAVCPRGGKCVPKVKCPAHVRPGSLNPTCHLVLGHIGICCFTGQKHSAQLESTQRSGAISIEDIKSSHDVSRQKMVQWIANEKVLERSADTIVSSSAPSYGHHLSMVTYDKRVEGLGRGGLLNVFAALELKSRQAVSDDELELGATGHTDGPFCPKPPQCPDTQSRYRSIDGECNNLANPTWGAVNTGFERLLPPDYSDGVWAMRVSAAGNPLPSARVVSSVLLPEGNHPSPTHNLMFMQFGQFIAHDTSAGVMFASGNNTGISCCAEDGVDQLHPKQQHWACAPITAVPDDPFYGFFGQKCLNFVRTQLAPASDCSVGYAKQMNGATHYPDLSHLYGTFPEKLSLVRGEGGFLKTFNDFGRALPPLTKRRECVNMDGGSPCFESGDSHGNQFISLTAFHTLWSREHNRVAQALSRLNPHWDEDTVFMETRRILQAEFQHIIYNEWLPLLIGHQMMQLFNLSPSSEYSSSYDPTVNPSITAEFATAAMRFGHSIVDGRIVIPNTKTGEVHETISIPEVMFQPSRMRLRHFLDRLLIGLTLQPMQSVDPFISEGLTSYMFRGTNPYGLDLASINIQRGRDYGVRSYNSYRRLCGLQPFESFEQFPQSAAKRLASVYESPEDIDLWVGGLLEAPMEEAVIGPTFAHIIADQFYRLKAGDRYFYDNGPDINPGAFTPSQLTEIKKVKLSRLICDNSDGIELVTQPVEAFYRADLPGNELVACNSGRIPFMDLSRFKALKT; from the exons ATGAATTTCAAAAGCTTCATTTTGCTCTTAATTAATGTGTTCTTATTGAGTGTCATTGAGGATAGTTCTTGTCACGTTTACGAAGGCAGCGCACGTGAGGCCTCAG AACACATTCACGTACAAGAGCGACCATGCGCCGTCTGCCCCAGAGGCGGGAAGTGTGTCCCGAAGGTCAAATGTCCGGCCCACGTCAGACCGGGATCGTTGAATCCGACCTGCCACTTGGTCCTTGGACATATCGGTATCTGCTGCTTCACCGGGCAAAAGCATTCAG CCCAATTAGAATCTACTCAGCGTTCTGGCGCCATCAGTATAGAAGACATTAAAAGCAGCCATGACGTATCAAGGCAGAAAATGGTCCAGTGGATAGCGAACGAGAAAGTTCTAGAACGTTCTGCTGATACAATCGTCAGTAGTTCGGCACCTAGTTACGGGCATCATTTG TCCATGGTTACGTACGACAAGAGAGTTGAGGGTCTTGGACGTGGTGGACTGTTGAACGTCTTCGCTGCTCTGGAACTGAAGTCTCGGCAGGCGGTCTCTGATGATGAGCTGGAGTTGGGAGCAACAGGACATACTGATG GTCCCTTTTGCCCTAAGCCCCCGCAGTGCCCGGATACCCAAAGCCGGTACAGATCTATAGATGGGGAGTGCAACAATCTGGCCAACCCAACGTGGGGAGCTGTCAATACTGGCTTCGAGAGGCTTCTACCACCAGATTATAGTGACG GCGTGTGGGCAATGAGAGTCTCCGCAGCAGGTAATCCCCTTCCGAGCGCGAGGGTGGTCAGCAGCGTTCTCCTGCCAGAAGGAAACCATCCAAGTCCCACACACAACCTCATGTTCATGCAGTTTGGACAGTTTATAGCACACGACACCAGCGCTGGAGTTATGTTCGCATCGG GTAACAACACTGGAATATCCTGTTGCGCTGAAGACGGTGTGGACCAGCTGCATCCGAAGCAGCAGCACTGGGCCTGTGCTCCAATCACCGCAGTTCCCGATGACCCTTTCTATGGTTTCTTTGGTCAGAAATGCCTCAATTTCGTGCGCACACAACTCGCACCAGCCAGCGATTGTTCCGTTGGCTATGCCAAGCAA ATGAATGGCGCCACGCATTACCCTGATTTGTCTCACTTATACGGCACCTTTCCCGAAAAACTCTCATTGGTGCGCGGCGAGGGAGGGTTTCTGAAGACATTCAATGACTTTGGCAGAGCCCTCCCACCTTTGACTAAGAGAAGAGAATGCGTTAATATGGATGGTGGTAGCCCTTGCTTTGAATCAG GAGACAGTCACGGGAATCAGTTCATCTCACTGACAGCATTCCACACGTTATGGTCGAGGGAGCACAACCGAGTCGCGCAAGCCCTGTCGAGGTTGAACCCTCATTGGGACGAAGACACAGTCTTTATGGAGACCAGAAGGATACTGCAGGCAGAATTCCAGCATATCATTTATAATGAGTGGCTTCCTCTATTGATAG GTCACCAAATGATGCAGCTCTTCAATTTATCTCCATCTTCAGAGTATTCCTCGTCGTACGATCCAACAGTCAATCCGTCTATTACAGCAGAATTCGCGACCGCAGCCATGAGATTTGGCCACTCCATTGTTGATGGAAGAATTGT AATTCCCAACACGAAAACAGGAGAAGTTCACGAGACCATATCGATACCGGAAGTGATGTTTCAGCCGTCGAGAATGCGGCTACGTCACTTCTTGGATCGGCTGCTGATTGGCCTGACGCTGCAACCGATGCAGAGTGTCGATCCGTTTATCTCTGAAGGG CTTACGTCCTACATGTTCCGTGGCACCAACCCCTATGGCCTGGATCTAGCGTCAATAAACATTCAACGCGGCAGAGACTACGGAGTCAGATCCTACAATAGCTACCGGCGCTTGTGTGGGCTTCAGCCATTTGAAAGCTTCGAGCAATTTCCACAAAGT GCTGCAAAGCGTCTAGCGTCTGTCTACGAGAGTCCGGAAGACATAGACCTTTGGGTTGGAGGTCTGCTGGAGGCGCCGATGGAAGAGGCAGTTATCGGGCCAACTTTCGCTCATATCATAGCCGACCAATTCTACAGGCTCAAGGCTGGAGATAGATACTTCTACGATAATGGTCCTGATATAAATCCCGGCGCTTTTACTCCAA